The Nocardioides panzhihuensis genome has a segment encoding these proteins:
- a CDS encoding dihydrofolate reductase family protein, with protein MPLTRVHNLSISLDGFATGEPQSAEAPFGHAGERLHEWMFATRFWDAAGSAGVDDALARQHSQGIGAEIMGANKFGPPGWQDDTDWKGWWGPNPPFHSPTFVLTHRPRPSLEMEGGTTFHFLDAPPAEALAAAFEAADGQDVRLGGGATVVRDFVAAGLVDLMHLVQVPIVLGRGIRVWDGLEGAENDYDIEAVSTPSGVTHLTFTRKSAAAPQP; from the coding sequence ATGCCACTCACCAGAGTCCACAATCTTTCGATCTCCCTCGACGGCTTCGCGACCGGCGAGCCCCAGTCGGCCGAGGCGCCGTTCGGCCACGCCGGTGAGCGCCTGCACGAGTGGATGTTCGCCACCCGCTTCTGGGACGCCGCCGGCTCCGCGGGCGTCGACGATGCTCTCGCGCGGCAGCACAGCCAGGGCATCGGGGCCGAGATCATGGGCGCGAACAAGTTCGGACCGCCGGGCTGGCAGGACGACACCGACTGGAAGGGCTGGTGGGGTCCCAACCCACCGTTCCACTCGCCGACCTTCGTCCTCACCCATCGACCGCGTCCGTCGCTGGAGATGGAGGGTGGCACCACCTTCCACTTCCTCGACGCTCCCCCGGCCGAGGCCCTGGCCGCCGCCTTCGAGGCGGCCGATGGCCAGGACGTACGCCTAGGGGGCGGTGCGACGGTGGTGCGGGACTTCGTCGCCGCCGGCCTCGTCGATCTGATGCACCTGGTCCAGGTCCCGATCGTCCTCGGTCGCGGCATACGCGTCTGGGATGGTCTGGAGGGCGCCGAGAACGACTACGACATCGAGGCCGTCTCGACCCCCAGCGGTGTCACCCACCTGACTTTCACCCGGAAGTCAGCCGCAGCCCCGCAGCCCTGA
- a CDS encoding YkvA family protein, with protein MTGSFWWDLAIGVVAALLLTWIGLVVALLVVRPRGELLREALRILPDVVRLLRRLAADRSMPRGVRVRLGLLMVYLALPIDLVPDFIPVLGYADDAIIVAAVLRGVVRRAGIDAVRAHWPGTEDGFAALVLIAGLDRGPR; from the coding sequence ATGACCGGCTCGTTCTGGTGGGACCTGGCGATCGGCGTCGTGGCTGCCCTGCTGCTCACCTGGATCGGTCTCGTCGTTGCGTTGCTCGTCGTCCGTCCGCGCGGCGAGCTGCTGCGCGAGGCGCTGCGGATCCTGCCCGACGTGGTGCGGCTGCTGCGTCGGCTCGCGGCCGACAGATCGATGCCTCGCGGCGTACGGGTCAGGCTCGGGCTGCTCATGGTCTATCTCGCTCTGCCGATCGACCTGGTGCCCGACTTCATCCCGGTGCTGGGTTACGCCGATGACGCGATCATCGTTGCCGCCGTCTTGCGCGGCGTCGTCCGTCGAGCCGGGATCGACGCGGTTCGAGCCCATTGGCCAGGCACCGAGGACGGGTTCGCCGCGCTGGTGCTGATTGCGGGCCTTGATCGCGGCCCGCGCTGA